In the Streptomyces coeruleoprunus genome, CGGCTGGGACGCGACGCGGTTGGCGCGGGACCCGTCAGGACAGGCGCTCGATCACCATCGCCATGCCCTGACCGCCGCCCACGCACATCGTCTCCAGGCCGAACTGCTTGTCGTGGAACTGCAGGCTGTTGATCAGCGTGCCGGTGATCCGGGCGCCGGTCATGCCGAAGGGGTGGCCGACGGCGATGGCGCCACCGTTGACGTTCAGCTTGTCGAGCGGGATGCCCAGGTCCTTGTAGGAGGGGATCACCTGGGCGGCGAACGCCTCGTTGATCTCGACCAGGTCGATGTCGCTCATCGTCAGGCCCGCGCGCCGCAGCGCCTGCTTGCTGGCCTCGACCGGGCCGAGGCCCATGATCTCGGGGGAGAGGCCGGAGACGCCGGTGGAGACGATCCGGGCGAGCGGGGTCAGGCCCAGCTCCCGCGCCTTCGTGTCGGACATGATCACCAGGGCGGCGGCGCCGTCGTTGAGCGGGCAGCAGTTGCCCGCGGTGACCCGGCCGTCGGGGCGGAACACCGGCTTGAGGCCCGCGACGCCCTCCATGGTGACGCCCGCGCGCGGCCCGTCGTCCTTGCTGACCACGGTGCCGTCCGGGAGGGTCACCGGGGTGATCTCGCGCTCCCAGAAGCCGTTCTTGATGGCCTGCTCGGCGAGGTTCTGGGACCGTACGCCGAACTCGTCCATCTCCTCGCGCGTGACGCCCTTGAGGCGCGCCAGGTTCTCGGCGGTCTGGCCCATCGCGATGTACGCGTCGGGGACCAGGCCGTCCTCGCGCGGGTCGTGCCAGTCCGTGCCCTCCTGCTCGGCGCGGGCCGCCGTGCGGGCCTCGGCCTCGGCGAAGAGCGGGTTGTGCGTGTCCGGCAGGGTGTCGGAGTTGCCCTTCACGAACCGCGAGACCATCTCGACGCCCGCGGAGATGAAGACGTCGCCCTCGCCCGCCTTGATGGCGTGCATCGCCATACGGGACGTCTGGAGCGAGGAGGAGCAGTAGCGGGTGATCGTGCAGCCCGGCAGGTGGTCCATGCCCATCTGCACGGCGACGATACGGCCCAGGTTGTTGCCCTGCTCGCCGCCGGGCAGACCGCAGCCCAGCATCAGGTCGTCGATGTCGCGCGGGTCCAGCCCGGGGACCTTGGCGAGGGCGGCCTGGATGATCGTCGCGGTCAGGTCGTCGGGCCGCAGGTCCTTGAGGGAGCCCTTGAAGGCCCGGCCGATGGGGGAGCGGGCGGCAGAGACGATCACGGCTTCGGGCATCACGGCTCCAGGGTGTCTGTCGGTGGACTGAGAGGGAAGTTACCCCTGCGTAGCGCCCGGGTCACCGCTCTGTGGGTGTGACCCCGGACGCATTTCTAAGCGCACGCTCACTGATCGGCGTCGCCGATCCTTGGCCTCCGGAACGCCTGCCCACGGTGGTGCCGTGTAGTCCGGCGGTTCTTTTCCCCACCCCGCCCCTTCCCGAAATCGGGGGCTCCGCCCCCGAACCCCCGCTCCTCAAACGCCGGAGGGGCTGATTTTCCGCCCGAGGTTACGGGGCCGGAGGGGCTGAAATCAGCCCGTCCGGCGTTTGAGGACGAGCGCCGAAGGCGCGATACGGGGGTCCGGGGGCGGAGCCCTTGGGTGCCGAGCCCCTACAAGGCCGGGGGCTCGGTGGGCTCCGGGGCCGGGGTGACGAGGCGGCGGCGTCTGCGGTGTTTCAGGAGGGCCCACGGCGCCCGTACGCCCGTGACCTCGGTGCCGGCCTCCTCCGCCGCCTCCGCGGCCGCCTGTGCCACCGGCAGCATGCCCTCGTGGCGCTCCGCCTCCAGCCGCTCCGGCTCGGGCCACACCCCCAGCACCGCGCACACCGTCGGCAGCACCGCCATCGCCGCGGTCGCGTAGCCCTCCGCCGACGGGTGGTAGTTGTCCGCGCCGAACATCTCCCGCGGGTTCGCCGCGAACTCCGGACCCAGCAGGTCGCCCAGCGACACCGTGCTGCCGCCCTGCTCCACGACCACGATGGTCTGCGCCGCCGCCAGCTGGCGCGACAGCCGCCGCGCGAACCAGCGCAGCGGCTGGTACACCGGCTCGATCGTGCCCAGGTCCGGGCACGTCCCCACCACCACCTGCGAACCCGCGTCCCGCAGCCGCCGGACCGTCTCCGACAGGTAGCGCACCGACTGGGTGGCGGACATCCGGTGCGTCACGTCGTTCGCGCCGATCATGATCACGCAGACGTCCGGGACCCGCCCGGGGTGCGCGAGCAGCAGCGTGACCTGCCGCTCCAGGTCGTCGGAGCGCGCCCCGGGCAGGGCCACGTTCCGCAGCTCCACCGAGCGCTCGGCCACCTCCGCGAGGCCCGACGCGAGCAGCGCGCCCGGCGTCTGGCCGGCGCGCCGCACGCCCTGACCCGCCGCCGTGGAATCACCCAGGAGGGCGAGCCGCAGGGGCACGCCGTCGAAGGCCCGGCCGTACAGCCCGTCCGCGCACGGCGGCAGCGGGGCCACCCCGCCGCCCACGGAACGCTTCGCCAGCTGCACCTCCGCCAGCAGCACCCCGACCGCCGCGACGCCCAGCAGGCCGATGCCGCCGCCCCCGTACGCCGCGCCCGCGGCGATCCGCCGTGCCACCCTCGCCCTCGACATGCGGGCAGCCACCTCCTCCGGGCTCCGGGCCCTCTCGGGCCGTTCTGAGACCTAACTGCCCCGGAACCGCCTCCGGCTACGCCTGCTCTCCGCATACGCTGGCATGACTACTACGGAGACCCCGGAGAATACGGTGCAATTCCACGACTCGATGATCAGCCTCGTCGGCAATACCCCGCTGGTGAAGCTCAACAGTGTGACCGCGGGCCTTCAGGCGACCGTCCTGGCCAAGGTCGAGTACTTCAACCCCGGCGGTTCGGTGAAGGACCGCATCGCGCTGCGCATGATCGAAGCGGCCGAGCAGAGCGGGGAGCTCAAGCCCGGCGGCACCATCGTCGAGCCGACGTCCGGCAACACGGGCGTCGGGCTGGCGATCGTGGCCCAGCAGAAGGGCTACAAGTGCATCTTCGTCTGCCCCGACAAGGTGTCGACGGACAAGATCAATGTGCTGCGCGCGTACGGCGCCGAGGTCGTCGTCTGCCCGACGGCCGTCGCTCCGGAGCACCCGGACTCGTACTACAACGTCTCCGACCGGCTGGTCCGCGAGACGCCCGGGGCCTGGAAGCCGGACCAGTACTCGAACCCGAACAACCCCCGCTCGCACTACGAGACCACCGGTCCCGAGCTGTGGGACCAGACGGACGGGAAGATCACCCACTTCGTCGCGGGCGTCGGCACCGGCGGCACCATCACCGGCACCGGCCGCTACCTGAAGGAGGTCAGCGGCGGCAAGGTCAGGATCGTCGGCGCCGACCCCGAGGGCTCGGTCTACTCCGGCGGCTCGGGGCGTCCGTACCTGGTCGAGGGCGTCGGTGAGGACTTCTGGCCGACGGCGTACGACCAGAACGTGACGGACGAGATCGTCGCCGTGTCCGACAAGGACTCCTTCCAGATGACGCGCCGCCTCGCCAAGGAGGAGGGCCTGCTCGTCGGCGGCTCCTGCGGCATGGCGGTCGTCGCGGCGCTGCGCGTCGCCGAGGGCCTGGGCCCGGACGACGTCGTCGTCGTCCTGCTGCCGGACAGCGGCCGCGGCTACCTGTCGAAGATCTTCAACGACGAGTGGATGGCCGACTACGGCTTCCTGGAGGACGCCGGCCCGTCCGCCCGCGTGGGCGACGTGCTGCGCCACAAGGAGGGCGACATCCCGAAGCTGGTGCACATGCACCCGGAGGAGACGGTCGGCGAGGCGATCGAGGTGCTGCGCGAGTACGGCGTCTCCCAGATGCCGATCGTGAAGCCGGGCGCCGGGCACCCGGACGTGATGGCCGCCGAGATCGTCGGGTCGGTCGTCGAGCGGGAGCTGCTGGAGGCGCTGTTCGCGCAGCGCGCGTCCCTCAACGACCCGCTGGAGAAGCACATGAGCGCGCCGCTGCCGCAGGTCGGCTCGGGTGAGCCGGTCGAGGACCTGATGTCGGTGCTGGGGCGGGCGGACGCGGCGATCGTCCTCGTCGAGGGCAAGCCCACGGGCGTGGTGAGCCGCCAGGACCTCCTGGCCTTCCTGGCCCGCGACGCGAAGTAGGGGCGCGGGCGGCCGCCGTTCCGCCGCGCGGAACGGCGGCCCACGACCGGGAACGGTCGCGTCGCCGAAACGGTACGAGGGTGTCATGTGGTGGCAGCACTCGCTTAACACGGGTGCGGCACCTTGGAGTTGTCGGCGTCACGGACTTCCGGAGCGGCTCCCGGACCTCCCAGTGCGCCGCCGGACGCGGAGACCGGCCCTGACCCGGGCCCGTGTCCCTCGCGGGGACCGCCGTCGTCCCGCCCCCCGGCAACGGGGGTGCGGCGGTCCCCGCGCAATCGTGCGTGCCAGACGCCTCCAGGCAGGCGGGACTTTGCGGACACGACCTCAGTGGGCCTCGGCGCGGCGGATCTCTTCCTCGGTGGGGAGCAGGTCCGTGATGCTCGTCCAGATCGCCTTGGGCTCCACGCGGACCAGCCGGAACGGGCTGTCGTCCGTGATCCGCTCCTCGGACACCGGCTCCGCCGGGAGTTCGCGCAGCCAGTAGCCGAGCGGCCCGCAGTCCCAGACGGCGAAGCCGCGGCTCCG is a window encoding:
- a CDS encoding acetyl-CoA C-acetyltransferase; translated protein: MPEAVIVSAARSPIGRAFKGSLKDLRPDDLTATIIQAALAKVPGLDPRDIDDLMLGCGLPGGEQGNNLGRIVAVQMGMDHLPGCTITRYCSSSLQTSRMAMHAIKAGEGDVFISAGVEMVSRFVKGNSDTLPDTHNPLFAEAEARTAARAEQEGTDWHDPREDGLVPDAYIAMGQTAENLARLKGVTREEMDEFGVRSQNLAEQAIKNGFWEREITPVTLPDGTVVSKDDGPRAGVTMEGVAGLKPVFRPDGRVTAGNCCPLNDGAAALVIMSDTKARELGLTPLARIVSTGVSGLSPEIMGLGPVEASKQALRRAGLTMSDIDLVEINEAFAAQVIPSYKDLGIPLDKLNVNGGAIAVGHPFGMTGARITGTLINSLQFHDKQFGLETMCVGGGQGMAMVIERLS
- a CDS encoding SGNH/GDSL hydrolase family protein; the encoded protein is MSRARVARRIAAGAAYGGGGIGLLGVAAVGVLLAEVQLAKRSVGGGVAPLPPCADGLYGRAFDGVPLRLALLGDSTAAGQGVRRAGQTPGALLASGLAEVAERSVELRNVALPGARSDDLERQVTLLLAHPGRVPDVCVIMIGANDVTHRMSATQSVRYLSETVRRLRDAGSQVVVGTCPDLGTIEPVYQPLRWFARRLSRQLAAAQTIVVVEQGGSTVSLGDLLGPEFAANPREMFGADNYHPSAEGYATAAMAVLPTVCAVLGVWPEPERLEAERHEGMLPVAQAAAEAAEEAGTEVTGVRAPWALLKHRRRRRLVTPAPEPTEPPAL
- a CDS encoding cystathionine beta-synthase, translated to MQFHDSMISLVGNTPLVKLNSVTAGLQATVLAKVEYFNPGGSVKDRIALRMIEAAEQSGELKPGGTIVEPTSGNTGVGLAIVAQQKGYKCIFVCPDKVSTDKINVLRAYGAEVVVCPTAVAPEHPDSYYNVSDRLVRETPGAWKPDQYSNPNNPRSHYETTGPELWDQTDGKITHFVAGVGTGGTITGTGRYLKEVSGGKVRIVGADPEGSVYSGGSGRPYLVEGVGEDFWPTAYDQNVTDEIVAVSDKDSFQMTRRLAKEEGLLVGGSCGMAVVAALRVAEGLGPDDVVVVLLPDSGRGYLSKIFNDEWMADYGFLEDAGPSARVGDVLRHKEGDIPKLVHMHPEETVGEAIEVLREYGVSQMPIVKPGAGHPDVMAAEIVGSVVERELLEALFAQRASLNDPLEKHMSAPLPQVGSGEPVEDLMSVLGRADAAIVLVEGKPTGVVSRQDLLAFLARDAK